A DNA window from Halorubrum sp. DM2 contains the following coding sequences:
- a CDS encoding HIT domain-containing protein: MERIYAPWRIEWVERDADPIEGCPFCVLPERDDDREARIVAYSDRNYVLLNNAPYNPGHAMVIPNDHHEDPTDLDDATLLDHAKLKAATLSAMRRDVDPDGVNTGQNLGDSAAGGSIDHLHTHVVPRWNGDTNFMPVTGGTKVIVEAIDRTYGHLHAGFAAGDDVVDAGDADAGKAVRLSFDLGVDAV; this comes from the coding sequence ATGGAGCGGATCTACGCTCCCTGGCGGATCGAGTGGGTCGAGCGCGACGCGGACCCGATCGAGGGCTGCCCGTTCTGCGTCCTCCCCGAGCGCGACGACGACCGCGAGGCCCGGATCGTCGCCTACAGCGACCGCAACTACGTCCTACTCAACAACGCGCCGTACAACCCCGGCCACGCGATGGTGATCCCGAACGACCACCACGAGGACCCGACCGACCTCGACGACGCGACCCTCCTCGACCACGCGAAACTGAAGGCGGCGACGCTGTCGGCGATGCGCCGCGACGTCGACCCCGACGGCGTCAACACCGGACAGAACCTCGGCGACTCGGCCGCCGGCGGCTCGATCGACCACCTTCACACCCACGTCGTCCCGCGGTGGAACGGCGACACGAACTTCATGCCCGTCACCGGCGGGACGAAGGTGATCGTGGAGGCGATCGACCGCACCTACGGCCACCTCCACGCCGGGTTCGCGGCCGGCGACGACGTGGTCGACGCGGGCGACGCCGACGCGGGCAAGGCGGTGCGGCTCTCCTTCGACCTCGGCGTCGACGCCGTCTGA
- a CDS encoding CGCGG family rSAM-modified RiPP protein: MATHDDHDHDHGADPVTDPVTDHVHENSWSANLEGPEHAANRDLLVRQAIEAVEHTAAGNHVNLVTHGDHGHPEGYLFDALEAAFDDDLDPEYVEQCGCGGHVVRVDV; this comes from the coding sequence ATGGCTACACACGACGATCACGACCACGACCACGGCGCGGACCCGGTGACGGACCCGGTGACGGACCACGTCCACGAGAACTCGTGGTCCGCGAACCTCGAAGGCCCCGAACACGCCGCGAACCGCGACCTGCTCGTCCGGCAGGCGATCGAAGCGGTCGAGCACACGGCCGCGGGCAACCACGTCAACCTCGTCACTCACGGCGACCACGGCCACCCGGAGGGGTACCTCTTCGACGCGCTGGAGGCGGCGTTCGACGACGACCTCGACCCGGAGTACGTCGAGCAGTGCGGCTGCGGCGGCCACGTCGTTCGCGTCGACGTGTAG
- a CDS encoding peroxiredoxin, which produces MLDPGDSAPEITLTDHRGETVTVDPAAASHTVVYFYPRADTPGCTAEACSFRDEWDAFEDRDVAVVGISDDPVEDLEPFAAEYDLPFTLLSDPDGAVAAAYDSYGEKSMFGNTFDGVFRNTYVLDGTGTVALAYEGVSPEDHAVEILDDIDALDD; this is translated from the coding sequence ATGCTCGACCCGGGCGACTCCGCACCCGAGATCACGCTCACCGACCACCGCGGCGAGACGGTCACCGTCGACCCGGCCGCCGCGAGCCACACGGTGGTGTACTTCTACCCGCGCGCCGACACCCCCGGCTGTACCGCCGAGGCGTGTAGCTTCCGCGACGAGTGGGACGCGTTCGAGGACAGGGACGTCGCCGTCGTCGGGATCAGTGACGACCCCGTCGAGGACCTGGAGCCGTTCGCCGCGGAGTACGATCTGCCCTTCACCCTCCTCTCGGACCCCGACGGGGCGGTCGCGGCCGCGTACGACTCCTACGGCGAGAAGTCGATGTTCGGGAACACCTTCGACGGCGTGTTCCGGAACACGTACGTCCTCGACGGGACGGGGACCGTCGCCTTAGCCTACGAGGGCGTCTCTCCCGAGGACCACGCCGTCGAGATTCTCGACGACATCGACGCGCTCGACGACTGA
- a CDS encoding DUF2249 domain-containing protein: MSADPFDDADERLDAREIDGEPFGDIMAALDGLDDGESLLLVNSFEPVPLYDVLAERGFTHETANPAEDEWFVEITPT; encoded by the coding sequence ATGAGCGCCGACCCATTCGACGACGCGGACGAGCGCTTGGACGCCCGCGAGATCGACGGCGAACCGTTCGGCGATATCATGGCCGCGCTCGACGGCCTCGACGACGGGGAGTCGCTACTCCTGGTCAACAGCTTCGAGCCGGTCCCGCTGTACGACGTGCTGGCGGAGCGGGGGTTCACCCACGAGACGGCGAACCCGGCCGAAGACGAGTGGTTCGTCGAGATCACGCCCACCTGA
- a CDS encoding histidine kinase N-terminal 7TM domain-containing protein — protein MAWQPTPYTVPLLVAAVASFAFTVYAVANRSRGGHALLWSFVGVAGTAGLWSLTYAAQLSAASLPTALLLNRFVWLGAAGLAVAWPAFVLSYVDRTAWLGRRRFALFWIVPVAVVAAVWTVGVDPLFYADPSLVDAGGYRVLDYEPTPALLGFVGYTYAVNLFTFAVLGYAAATRDGVFRRQASVLFVAGVAPLALGAAGIAGVIGPENGLVDFTPVAFSGTSALLAWVVFRYRLLDVSPIARDAVFANLSDGVVVCDADGRVVDRNDPARSLFPDAELGVHAEEAFDDAPSVAEAVTDGAVEDEFRVTVHGSGAPRFLTVDVHGITAPGTARSGTVLLFRDVTERETLQRRYRALIEKSPNVIAVCGDDGLLRYVSPSIERLIGHQTSEVEGRPVIDLVHPEEQREAQEAFERAFDSDEPVSLSHRIACADGSWRQFETVIERLFEDAREVVITATDVTEARRYEQRLQVLNRVLRHDLKNDTNVIGGYADLLRDHVDEEGDLYLDIIDRKVKTLTHLSDQAREIDVALHSDAGRSDIDLAALVERLCDSLESSFPHAAVTVSVPESAIVSADELLESAIRNVLENAVVHNDRDDPHVEAAVVADGDRFRVDVADDGPGIPPIERAVFTEARETALEHASGLGLWLVHWIVTESGGDLEIDTREPTGTVVRMWLPRAAEES, from the coding sequence ATGGCGTGGCAACCGACGCCGTACACGGTTCCGCTGCTCGTCGCGGCGGTCGCGTCCTTCGCGTTCACCGTGTACGCGGTCGCCAACCGCTCTCGCGGCGGTCACGCCCTCCTGTGGAGCTTCGTCGGCGTCGCGGGCACCGCCGGCCTCTGGTCGCTGACGTACGCGGCCCAGCTGTCGGCGGCCTCGCTTCCGACCGCGCTCCTCCTCAACCGCTTCGTCTGGCTCGGGGCCGCCGGGTTGGCGGTCGCGTGGCCGGCGTTCGTCCTCTCGTACGTCGATAGGACAGCGTGGCTCGGTCGCCGGCGCTTCGCGCTCTTCTGGATCGTCCCCGTCGCGGTCGTCGCCGCGGTCTGGACCGTCGGCGTCGACCCGCTGTTCTACGCCGACCCGTCGCTCGTCGACGCGGGCGGCTACCGCGTCCTCGACTACGAGCCGACGCCCGCGCTGCTCGGGTTCGTCGGCTACACCTACGCGGTCAACCTGTTCACCTTCGCCGTCCTCGGCTACGCCGCGGCCACCCGCGACGGCGTGTTCCGTCGGCAGGCCAGCGTCCTCTTCGTCGCCGGCGTCGCGCCGCTGGCGCTCGGCGCGGCCGGCATCGCCGGCGTGATCGGTCCCGAGAACGGGCTCGTCGATTTCACTCCCGTCGCGTTCAGCGGGACCTCGGCGCTCTTGGCGTGGGTCGTGTTCCGGTACCGGCTGCTCGACGTCTCGCCCATCGCCCGCGACGCGGTGTTCGCGAACCTCTCGGACGGCGTCGTCGTCTGCGACGCCGACGGCCGCGTGGTCGACCGCAACGACCCCGCGCGGTCGCTGTTCCCCGACGCCGAACTCGGCGTCCACGCCGAGGAGGCGTTCGACGACGCCCCGTCTGTCGCCGAGGCGGTCACGGACGGGGCGGTCGAAGACGAGTTCCGCGTGACGGTCCACGGGAGCGGCGCGCCGCGGTTCCTGACCGTCGACGTCCACGGCATCACCGCGCCGGGAACGGCCCGCAGCGGGACGGTCCTCCTGTTCCGCGACGTCACCGAGCGGGAGACGCTCCAGCGGCGCTACCGCGCGCTCATCGAGAAGTCGCCGAACGTGATCGCCGTCTGCGGCGACGACGGGTTACTCCGGTACGTGAGCCCGTCGATAGAGCGCTTGATCGGCCACCAGACGAGCGAAGTCGAGGGCCGGCCGGTCATCGACCTGGTCCATCCCGAGGAGCAGCGGGAGGCACAGGAGGCGTTCGAGCGCGCCTTCGACAGCGACGAGCCGGTGTCGCTCTCGCACCGTATCGCCTGCGCCGACGGCAGTTGGCGGCAGTTCGAGACGGTGATCGAGCGGTTGTTCGAGGACGCGCGCGAGGTCGTCATCACCGCCACCGACGTCACCGAGGCCCGGCGGTACGAACAGCGGCTCCAAGTCCTGAACCGCGTCCTGCGACACGACCTGAAGAACGATACCAACGTCATCGGCGGGTACGCCGACCTCCTCCGCGACCACGTCGACGAGGAGGGGGACCTGTACCTCGACATCATCGACCGGAAGGTGAAGACGCTGACCCACCTCAGCGATCAGGCCCGCGAGATCGACGTGGCGCTCCACAGCGACGCGGGCCGGAGCGACATCGACCTGGCCGCGCTCGTCGAGCGGCTCTGTGACTCGCTGGAGTCGTCGTTCCCGCACGCCGCGGTGACGGTCAGCGTCCCCGAGTCGGCCATCGTCTCCGCCGACGAGCTCTTGGAGTCGGCGATCCGCAACGTGTTGGAGAACGCCGTCGTCCACAACGACCGCGACGACCCGCACGTCGAGGCGGCGGTCGTCGCCGACGGCGACCGGTTCCGGGTCGACGTGGCCGACGACGGGCCGGGGATCCCGCCGATCGAGCGGGCGGTGTTCACGGAGGCCCGGGAGACGGCGCTCGAACACGCGAGCGGGCTCGGGCTCTGGCTCGTCCACTGGATCGTCACGGAGTCGGGCGGCGACCTCGAGATCGACACCCGGGAGCCGACCGGCACGGTGGTGCGGATGTGGCTCCCGCGAGCGGCCGAAGAAAGCTGA
- the map gene encoding type II methionyl aminopeptidase: MSHGSLDADAVESYREAGAVLTEAMNEAREMVEPGRTHLEVAEWTEDFVREQGAGLAFPVNVSVDPEASHATPGRDDETEFGEEMVCLDVGVHVDGYIADAAVTVDHSGNPELVEAAEMALEAALDEAGPGVEVGVVGQAIEDVIRGYGYTPVLNLSGHGVQRYDAHTGPTVPNRGVDRSVELEPGQAVAIEPFATDGRGKVGEGTDEEIFEQQGSASVRDRRARQALEEIEAFDDLPFAARWLESDRAEMSLRRLKQANAIKGYPVLKEDDDALVSQAEHTLLVTEDGVEVTTAGIHGFDD; encoded by the coding sequence ATGAGTCACGGATCCCTCGACGCGGACGCGGTCGAGAGCTACCGCGAGGCCGGCGCGGTGCTGACCGAGGCGATGAACGAGGCCCGCGAGATGGTCGAACCGGGCCGCACCCACCTCGAAGTCGCCGAGTGGACGGAGGACTTCGTCCGCGAGCAGGGCGCGGGGCTCGCGTTCCCGGTGAACGTCAGCGTCGACCCCGAGGCGTCGCACGCGACGCCCGGCCGCGACGACGAGACGGAGTTCGGCGAGGAGATGGTGTGTCTCGACGTCGGCGTCCACGTCGACGGCTACATCGCCGACGCCGCCGTCACCGTCGACCACTCCGGGAACCCCGAACTCGTCGAGGCCGCCGAGATGGCGCTCGAAGCCGCCCTCGACGAGGCCGGCCCGGGCGTCGAGGTCGGCGTCGTCGGGCAGGCGATAGAGGACGTGATCCGCGGGTACGGCTACACGCCCGTCCTCAACCTCTCCGGCCACGGCGTCCAGCGGTACGACGCCCACACCGGTCCCACCGTCCCGAACCGCGGCGTCGACCGCTCGGTCGAGTTGGAGCCGGGGCAGGCGGTCGCGATCGAGCCGTTCGCCACCGACGGCCGCGGCAAGGTGGGCGAGGGGACCGACGAGGAGATCTTCGAACAGCAGGGGTCGGCGAGCGTGCGCGACCGCCGCGCCCGGCAGGCGCTCGAAGAGATCGAGGCGTTCGACGACCTCCCCTTTGCCGCCCGCTGGCTGGAGTCCGACCGCGCGGAGATGTCGCTCCGCCGGCTGAAGCAGGCGAACGCGATCAAGGGGTACCCCGTGTTGAAGGAGGACGACGACGCCCTCGTGAGTCAGGCGGAACACACGCTGCTCGTCACCGAGGACGGCGTCGAGGTGACGACCGCGGGCATCCACGGCTTCGACGACTGA